GATACTACATATCAGCAGTTGTTCCCATGATCCTAATTGCTTACAGCGTGACTGCGATCAATAAAGTTACGTTACGTCGCATCAGCTTACATGCACTTTTTAGAGGAATGTTTGCCTCCATAACCCTGTTGTTTTGCTTGTACAACCTTTTGTACAGACCTATTGGTAGCCTTGGGCTAGGGAAGATGACATCGTTAATCCAAGAACCGCTGCTTGCAACCAGTCATGTCAAGCTTTTTAGTAATGAGTTGTACACAGGCTTTGAAAAGACTAGAACAGCACTTGAACAGCTACACAAGCGCTATCCTAGCGCGGTAATTTATGCCCCCCGATCGCAACTAGTTTACGATGCTCCAGCTTGGTTGCGAGTGTCGATGGCGGACAGCAATAATTTTTGGCAGGCTGCTTATACTAGTCGTCCTATGCGGCTAATCATGGCAAGCTTTGACATATGCACATGGCGGTGTGTCCCACCAACTGTGATAGAGCGCTTGGCAACCCAGTCAGGATTTCAGATGCTGCACGAGTTTCCCGACGAATTCACGCGGGTCTTCATGGTAGAGTTACCCGCAGGCTACAAGTTTTCTAGCTAGTCACCATTTTGAGAATCCTTACGATTAGCAACTGTCCCTTAGTGGAGTCTCAGGGATCAGGCTATGTGATTGTCAACTATTGCCGGGGATTACGCTCCCTAGGCCACGAAGTTGATGTATTTGCTCCAGATGACTATGAGCTGTGGCAACAATGGCGAGGTCGAGCTAACAGTTATCGTCAAGCCCTAGGGATGCTGCCCTTTACCCTGGGTCAAGTATCAAAAAAAGCTTATGATGTGCTAGAGTTCTATGGCGGAGAGGCATGGTTAACGATCAGGGTATTACGCCAACTATTTCCCAAGCGCTGGCTACTCGTAGCTCACTCCAATGGTATTGAGCCATTTGTGATTAGCACTATGGCACAGGCGGCTCGCGCTGGCATTATCACTGACCCCTTGGGAAAATGGTATCAATTTAACCAATCCTCTCTGTTCGCACTGGCTTTTCGTCAGGCTCACGGTATTGTCACAGTCAGCGATCGAGAACGGGACTATGCTCTACACCAGGGCTACCAGGACAGTGCCCATGTGGTGGCGATCAATAATCCTCTACCAAATGATTACCACCAAATCCCTATAACGCTTGATCGTCCCCCAGTCATCGGCTACTGCGGTT
Above is a window of Cyanobacteriota bacterium DNA encoding:
- a CDS encoding glycosyltransferase family 4 protein; its protein translation is MRILTISNCPLVESQGSGYVIVNYCRGLRSLGHEVDVFAPDDYELWQQWRGRANSYRQALGMLPFTLGQVSKKAYDVLEFYGGEAWLTIRVLRQLFPKRWLLVAHSNGIEPFVISTMAQAARAGIITDPLGKWYQFNQSSLFALAFRQAHGIVTVSDRERDYALHQGYQDSAHVVAINNPLPNDYHQIPITLDRPPVIGYCGSWIPRKGIHLIQQDMTRLLQEYPQWHLMLIGVGQSFQKQAYFPASLHPSITVIPQVDDRAELCRLYQSIAILIAPSVYESFGLTIAEAMACGCAVVTSNTGFGSVLQPGHEAMILGDLQSPALYNAVKTLVVNDALRRTIAQAGYQRVQGLRWEPAIRCLEQTYCHWLEELRSGRMR